TTGATTAAAAAGTCGATTACTATAGTGATAAACTGAATATAGTCTCTATATTTGCAGTCCCGAAAGGGAAAAGAGGTTCAGACTTTAAAGAAGAACAAATGGAGTGGTAGTTCAGCTGGTTAGAATGCCTGCCTGTCACGCAGGAGGTCGCGGGTTCGAGTCCCGTCCATTCCGCTAAAGGAAACAACAAATATCAGTTGTTTCCTTTTTTTATGGCTGTAAAATACTGATTAACAAGTTATTGCTTTTCAAAAATCTGCGATTGGAAGGTGTTCAAGATTTTCGATAATAGATCGCATTGCGGCCATATGATGCTCATCATGCCCGGCTACAAAATACATAAAGTCAACGATATTCATTGGCTGATTTAACCTAGGATGGGTACTCTTCTTCAAAAGGTCTTCTTTGCTTATTCCCTTTAGCAATACAATTGTTTTTGCTCTTTCATCACTTAGACTTTTAGTAAGCTCATTCAGCACCTGCTCATTGAAAGAAGCCTGATCGGTTGCTGTATTGTTTAAATCAGCAGGAGACATATCCGGCTTTCCATCCTTTATGTCCTGAAACCGTCTGCGCCAGAGATCTTCTAGGAGGATCAAGTGCCCAACGTTTTCATTCACAGACCATTTGGCACCGGTCTTTATGGTGGTTATTTTTTTAGGGTAAGTTTCGAGTAATTGATTTAAAACAGCAGGAAAATGTTCCATGCGGCTTAGCACATCCTCAAACTGTACTATATCAATGTTTGTATCGAATTTTCGATCAAACCATTTTACAAAAGGCTTTGGTTCTATCATTTTTCAAAATTTTATTGATGGATAATATTATATTTTCATCATCTTAAAGCGCCATGTGCAGAATGGGATAATTTTTACCCGATCCGTCTTTTTCTGATCTTCCTGTTTTTTTAAAACCCAATTTATCGTAGAAGCCCACGGCCTGACGGTTTTGCTCATTAACATCGACTCTTGTGATGCCTTGCAATTCTTTCATAAAATGGAATAATCTTTTTCCGTAACCTTTTCCACGGTATTCGTTATGGATGAAAAGCATTTCCAGGTTTCCTTCTGATGCAGATGCAAATCCAATTTGTTCGCCCTGTTCAATAAGCAGGAATACATTAAGATGTGGTAGGTAGTTCTTTGGGATAATCTGCTTAAAATAAATAAAATCTTCCTCAAGAAGAAAGTCATGGGTGGCTGTAACTGCTGATTCCCAAATCTCCATGATCCGGATATAATCTCCGGGGGTTGCGCGCCTGATCTGTTGCGACATAATTAATGAATTGATCAATATAATATTAAATATTCACAGATGGTCTTCCTGATGCCATGGTATATGCTTCTTTCAGCACTTCCGAATAGGTAGGATGCGCATAACATATTGAAGCCATATCTTTCGCTGTAACTTCGTATTCAAGGCCAACAACTGCTTGTGCTATTAAATCTGCTGCCCTGGCACCTATTATATGCACGCCTAAAAGTTCTCCGTATTTAGGATCAGACAGTACTTTTACGAATCCGTCCGTTTCCATTCCTGCCCTGGCTCTTGCATTTACTGCAAATGGGAATTTACCGAGATTATACCGCACTTCCCGTTTTTTTAATTCTTCTTCTGTAGCTCCTACTGACGCAACTTCTGGCCAGGTGTAAACTACCGACGGAATCCGGTCATAGTTAATATGCGGTTTTTGACCATCAATTCTTTCGACCACAAATATGGCTTCTTCTTCTGCTTTGTGGGCAAGCATAGCACCACCGATCACGTCGCCAATAGCAAAAATGTTTGAAACCGTTGTCTGTATCTGGTCATTCACCCTTACCGTGCCATTAGCATTCAATTCTACATTGGTATTTTCTAAGCCCAAACCATTCACATATGGCTTTCTGCCGACAGCGACTAAGATATAGTCCGCAATCAGATCTTGTTCGGTACCCTGTTTATTTTTAAAATATACTTTAGCTTTGTCGCCGAGGTTTTCAGCTTTGTACACTGCTTGCTGAAGCTTGATTTCTATACCTTCCTTTATCAAAATTTTTGTTAATGTAGTTCCCAATTCCTGATCCATTGCAGCAATCAGATTATCGGCATATTCTAATATGGTCACTTTTGTACCAATTCTGTTAAAAATGGAAGCCATTTCTACACCGATCACACCACCGCCAATGATGATGATGCTTTTCGGTTTTTCTTGCATTGCCAAAGCTTCTGTAGAGGTAATGATCCTTTTTTTATCGATGGTAACTCCTGGAATAGTTGCCGGCTTTGATCCGGTAGCAATAATGAACTTACCTGATCTGATAATAGTTTCTTGCTGCTCAGCACTTATGATTCTCATAGATTCATTGTTGAGAAAAGTACCTGTGCCCTGGAAAACTTTGATCTTATTCTTTCTCATCAGGAAATCCAGTCCCTGTGTATTTTTAGTTACCACATCGGCTTTGCGTTTAAAAACCTGTTCGAAGTTAAGGTGGAGATCAGAAAATTCAATACCATGATTTTCAAAATGCTTAAGTGCATCTGCATAATGATGTGTGGTATCCAGTAAGGCTTTGGTGGGGATGCATCCCACATTGGTACAAGTGCCGCCTAGAGCGCTGTATTTTTCAATTAAAGCTGTTTTATAACCCAGTTGGGCACTTCTTATCGCTGCTACATATCCGCCGGGACCTGACCCGATAACGGTAATATCAAATTCTTCCATTTTTCTTTTCTAACATTATTAATAAAAATAAACCGATCGGTCTTTTTATGGGTAAAAAAATTATACTTTGAGATTCTTAATTAATTTTTCGAGGAAAGACATTGCTATTTTAAGCTCTGTTATATGGTTATTGACCTTTGCCTGCATAAATGCGCCTTCAATCATGGAAATCATGATCACCGAAATTTCGGTTGCGTCTGCATCTTCTTTTATTTCTTTTCTTTCGATACCTCGTTTTATTTGGTTTACAATAGATGCCTTCCAGAATCCCAATGCCTTTTGTGCACGTTCTTTTAGCTTTGGATGCGTATCATCTGCTTCTGTAGCAGTATTTAAAATCGGGCAACCAGCTTGTAAATAAGGGTACCTGAAATAATTCTTATACGTTTGCGGGTAAACCAGCAACCTTTCTATCGAATTCTCGGTAGCTAAGATGCGTTCTTTCATATGCTGTGTTACCATATCGAAGTTGTGATCAAAAACGCTTAATGCAATTTCGTCTTTGTTTTGGAAATTACCATAAATGCAGCCTTTTGAAAGTCCGGTGGCATCCATTAAATCGTTGATCGATGTTCCCGCATAACCCTTTGTATTAAAAACCGATGCGGTTTTCTCGATAATCAGCCGCTTGGTATTTTCAGACTTCGTCGTTTTCATCGCAGAGAAATTTTTAATTTCTTCCAAAATTATATAAAAAATAAAACAATCGGTCTTTTTTTTGAAATTTTACCGGCCAATGGTAAGTTATCCTACCTGTTGAAACACTTTTATCTGTTTGCTGATTTCTTTTTTAACAGCTCTTCGTATGCGGGGGCCTCACGTTTTTCCATACCATCAGAAATCTTTATTCCGGCTTTCTCAAACTCGCTGATTAATCTTTTATCAAAATTAGCGATGTATGATGCAAATGATACAGAATCTTTTTCTTCTGGAATGGTTTCAAAAGGGATATGCGGTTCTTTAAACTTATGCAAAACGGCCTGAGTACTATCATTTCCTTCCAAAAGAACAGAGTCTCCGTAGTCTGTAATCTTAGCTACATAATCTTTGGTAAGGTATTTTAAGGAATCATTTTCTATTTTATAAGGAAGCTTAAAGCGGCCAACTTTCTGATTATAGAAAACGACATATTGCGAATCAATATCAAATTCGCTATATCCATTTGCCGTGGAAAACCGATGCCATTTTCCGATCAGTGATTTTTTATTTCCACCTATATTTTTAGGATTTGGCGAATCGCAGGCGGAAAGAATAAAAATAAAAAAAGCAAAAAAATAAAGGATGGATCTCATGATAACAAATGGTTTAAAATTAAAGGCTTTTTAACTCAGGTAGGTGATCAGAATTACCTGCAATACATACTGCCCGGCTTATTGCCAGGCAGTAATGTGTTTGTAATTGATTTAAACAAATGTTTACTGTGCCCAAATGGTACAGTTAATATTGCCATTCGTATTAGTGCCCCATGTTTCCGAAACCATAATTGCAGGAATATTTAACTGACCAAGCGTATATCCATAACTTTGCCACTTGTTGTAGTGGTTGGCAAAAGTAATGGTGTGATTTTGTCCGGTAGACGTTTTTGTAACTCTCGAGCTGTAAATCTGCCTGAAACCGTCGCCTCCATCTATATTTTTGCCTGTCATCCATCTGGTCCATACATTATAACCCGCGCCATCGGTTTCAAATGTCCCCAGGTAGGTACCGGTATGAGGCGAAACCGCCCCCCAGGTTTCATTCACATAATACTCATAATAAGGGCTTCTGCTCCATCCGTACCAGCCAAAAGTACCACCTCCTGAGTTTGAGTAAGTGCCCAGATTATACCCTATCGTGTAATTATTTGATCCTACTGAATAACCTTTGCCGCAGGTGAAATTACCGTTAAAGCCGTTCCAGTTAACACTGTAATTTCCGCCGTTACCATTGGCATAATTAACTGTGCCGGTTGCGCCATCGCTCTTCCAAAGCGACCAAAAGAAGCCGTTATGTGTACCCGATTGGTATGATTCTACCGTGGCGACAGCTTTGTTAGATGGAGGCGGAGCAGTAACGGCCTCGGGTGCCATCTTTTCGTCTTTTTTACAGCCTGTTAAACATGAGGTGCTTGCAAACACTAAGGTTGCAGCCACAACAAAGGTAACCTTCCTGGTTACACTTGTAAGTGAATTGTGTTTTTTCATATAATATATATTGGTTAGGGAAGCAAAATAACCGTATTTAGATTTGGGATATGGCTAATAATCAGCAAATTTGTTATACAAATGTTCATACGATGACTGTATATTTTATTTTATATCAATGTAGCTGTTTGTCTTATTAAAGCCAGATTGGTGTTCATTGCACTAGATGCAGGAAGAAGCGCATATGGTGGTGTGAAAGGATAGGTGATCAACTTCTTATTGATTTTTTCAATTTTGGACCATTCATAATTTTCCTTGTAGCGTTTCAATCGGTTTTGTCGTTTCTCATTCAAAACCGGGAAACAATGAAAAAAACAATACTGCTATTCATGGCGATTGCCCTGCTTTCGTGCGAAAAAAATAAAACTTCTGATTGTGGGGACAAGATCTGTACTGAAGAATTTGCCTCGATAATGTTAAAATTTGTAGACAATAAAGGCGCTGGCGCTGAAGTAAAAGATTTTAATGTAATCAACCAAAGGACAGGCGGGCGGGTAACAGCTAATTCGAGTATTTATACAAATACGATAAAAGGTGCATTTATTATCGTTGATGATAATAATAAACTTGGTCTGTCAGAACAGGGAGATGATCTGAAAATAACTGGCACTTCTGTAGAAACTAGTCAAACTAAATCTGCTGTTATTAAAGTAAGTGGGGGCAAGTGTGCTTGTCACATCAATAAAATTTCAGGTCCGCAACAGATTGCTTTCGATTAAATCTGTTAGTATGTTCAAAATTTAGAGCCTTAACCTTAGTTGAGGCTTTTTTGTTCAATAAAATTATATTAACAAAAAAGCTGTACCGCCAATTAAGTGGTACAGCTTCATTATAAAATTTACTCCGAGAAATAATTTAATCCAGCAATGTCCAGGTTTTTCTGGCCTGTACCTTCTGTACAACTTGCTGTTCGGCAACTACGATATTTTCTTTGCGCTGGCCGATGTATTCTAGTCCACTTAATTTATTCCAGAGTGCTACTAATACATTCATAAAGTCACTGGCCATTAGCATACTATTATTAATTTGTTTATGATCGTAAACCAGTTCGATGGTTTTGGCTAAAAGCTCTTCAAAGTTTCCTGGTGTTACATCTTTCCATTCGTAAAAATACTTTAACAGTTCTTCTCTTTCGCGCGGATCGATCAGTTTAATGGCCGTAAAAAAGATGTGCGCCAAACTGGAGAAATAACCGACTAAAACCGCTGGCGATTCGCGATGTGCAATGTTTCTATACTCGTAAAATAAACCTGCAATATAATCTACAATTTTCTCCGAGATTAAACGGATGTTTTTGCCCAATGGCGTAATGTTGTCTCTACCTCCGGTTTTATCAATAATTTTAAAAGCCGCCAATTGTAAATCATTTAATAAAACACTGAACGATTCGTAATATCTAATCAGTGCAGGGTGGCTCGTTATGGTAGCGCTTGGCGGAATGTAATTGTTATTGATCGTTAATCTTCCGTTCTCGTAGTAAACCTGTCCAATGGTAAGGAAATAGCTATCGGCTGTTTGTGTGCTTACTTCACTTTCAGGCAAAACGGCAATAGAATAGCTTTTTGTTAGCTCAGGGTAACGGATTGGGCTTTCTTCGGGATTTGGGGTGCCTGTTGGAATGCGGTTAAATGGACTTACCACCAATAAAATAACGTAGTTACGGGGTTCTGATTGGCCAAAATAATGGTTATGAACCAGTGTATCCATCATATGATCTGACTGCACAATATCGATGTGACAGCCTTCTGGAGTTACAGCGTTACAGTACCTTACCCTAATTTCGATGTGATTTGTGGCTTTTTCGATAATCTCAATATCGTGTGAACTTTTGTAACCTGTAAATGGCGGTAAGAATCCGTAATTGCTATTGTTTAAATGTATTGATACGGCATCTCGAACAAAATCCTGTAAATACAGGTCACTTACTGTAAAATGATCACTAGAAAGTTTCATGCCATTAATCCAGTTGATGGATTTATATTTTAGTGGCTTTATCATGGTAAATGTTTTTATATAGGTTAGATAAAGATAGCACTTTCTCCAACTTCATTAGGCTTATTTACATTTTCTGAAACGCGTTTAGCGTAAATCGTCATTTTTTCGGTAATGCCGTTTTCAATGATATCCAAATCCGGATCAATGAAGATATTCCGTTTAAAAAAGGAGGTTTTAATAAAGAAAATCCATTTATAGTTCTCCATATCATCACCTCTAAACTCTACCGGGCTTTTGGCGAACTTTAAATTGTAGTCATCAATAAACTTATGGAACCAGATACCGAAGTTCATATTTTCTACCGCCTTTACCTTTACTTTTAAAGGTTCAGGATCACTGCTTTTTTTGTACAGTTCAAGCTCCAATACCAGTAAACGGTTAAAATCTACATGGTCCATATTAATGTCCAGTGGAGTATCAGGATACCTCCAGATTTTGTAGATTTCTGAAGGAATGCCGAGCAGCGAAACGTAAGCCCACCAAAAAATAAGCGGAATAAAAAAGCAAGTGATACTACCTGCGCCAAACCAGCTGAAATTTACCGAGCTTAACCAGTTAAAGGCCAACTGAAATAAATAGGTAGCTAAAATAGCCGAAATTAAAGTGGCGAAAAAGATAAAAACCTTGCGCTCCAGTACATCTTTAGGGTAGTATTTCGTTAACAGATAAACGAAAACCGAACCCATTAACAGGTAAAAAATACAGCAAATAATATAACCCCAGGGCATAAAATTAAAGTTCAGAAAACCTAAGAAACCGGGAACAGCTAAAATAATACCGATGAGCAGAACACTTACGATAAGTCTTTTGTTATTAAGAAACTGGTTCTTTTTATTGATAATAGAGAGTACTGCCGTTGAGACGATGAATATCAACGGAAATAAGAGAAAGCGAATAAAAAATGATTGAACGTCCATTAAATTTGATAGATGTGATGTACTGCAAATATAGTATCTTTAGTATTTGATTATAATCCTAATTTTTTTCGATAATACAAATTTAACCTATAACAAATAAGCAAGCTTAAAGTTTAAATGAAAAAAGAAACTTTGATTAATAACGAACTCTTTACAGATTACAAGGCGGTGGCTCATGCTGCCGATTTAATAGAGCGTAAGGTGATAGATGCCGATCGT
The nucleotide sequence above comes from Pedobacter riviphilus. Encoded proteins:
- a CDS encoding DinB family protein yields the protein MIEPKPFVKWFDRKFDTNIDIVQFEDVLSRMEHFPAVLNQLLETYPKKITTIKTGAKWSVNENVGHLILLEDLWRRRFQDIKDGKPDMSPADLNNTATDQASFNEQVLNELTKSLSDERAKTIVLLKGISKEDLLKKSTHPRLNQPMNIVDFMYFVAGHDEHHMAAMRSIIENLEHLPIADF
- a CDS encoding GNAT family N-acetyltransferase; translated protein: MSQQIRRATPGDYIRIMEIWESAVTATHDFLLEEDFIYFKQIIPKNYLPHLNVFLLIEQGEQIGFASASEGNLEMLFIHNEYRGKGYGKRLFHFMKELQGITRVDVNEQNRQAVGFYDKLGFKKTGRSEKDGSGKNYPILHMAL
- the lpdA gene encoding dihydrolipoyl dehydrogenase produces the protein MEEFDITVIGSGPGGYVAAIRSAQLGYKTALIEKYSALGGTCTNVGCIPTKALLDTTHHYADALKHFENHGIEFSDLHLNFEQVFKRKADVVTKNTQGLDFLMRKNKIKVFQGTGTFLNNESMRIISAEQQETIIRSGKFIIATGSKPATIPGVTIDKKRIITSTEALAMQEKPKSIIIIGGGVIGVEMASIFNRIGTKVTILEYADNLIAAMDQELGTTLTKILIKEGIEIKLQQAVYKAENLGDKAKVYFKNKQGTEQDLIADYILVAVGRKPYVNGLGLENTNVELNANGTVRVNDQIQTTVSNIFAIGDVIGGAMLAHKAEEEAIFVVERIDGQKPHINYDRIPSVVYTWPEVASVGATEEELKKREVRYNLGKFPFAVNARARAGMETDGFVKVLSDPKYGELLGVHIIGARAADLIAQAVVGLEYEVTAKDMASICYAHPTYSEVLKEAYTMASGRPSVNI
- a CDS encoding TetR/AcrR family transcriptional regulator, coding for MKTTKSENTKRLIIEKTASVFNTKGYAGTSINDLMDATGLSKGCIYGNFQNKDEIALSVFDHNFDMVTQHMKERILATENSIERLLVYPQTYKNYFRYPYLQAGCPILNTATEADDTHPKLKERAQKALGFWKASIVNQIKRGIERKEIKEDADATEISVIMISMIEGAFMQAKVNNHITELKIAMSFLEKLIKNLKV
- a CDS encoding alkaline phosphatase family protein, whose translation is MRSILYFFAFFIFILSACDSPNPKNIGGNKKSLIGKWHRFSTANGYSEFDIDSQYVVFYNQKVGRFKLPYKIENDSLKYLTKDYVAKITDYGDSVLLEGNDSTQAVLHKFKEPHIPFETIPEEKDSVSFASYIANFDKRLISEFEKAGIKISDGMEKREAPAYEELLKKKSANR
- a CDS encoding glycoside hydrolase family 11 protein, coding for MKKHNSLTSVTRKVTFVVAATLVFASTSCLTGCKKDEKMAPEAVTAPPPSNKAVATVESYQSGTHNGFFWSLWKSDGATGTVNYANGNGGNYSVNWNGFNGNFTCGKGYSVGSNNYTIGYNLGTYSNSGGGTFGWYGWSRSPYYEYYVNETWGAVSPHTGTYLGTFETDGAGYNVWTRWMTGKNIDGGDGFRQIYSSRVTKTSTGQNHTITFANHYNKWQSYGYTLGQLNIPAIMVSETWGTNTNGNINCTIWAQ
- a CDS encoding TssN family type VI secretion system protein, with amino-acid sequence MDVQSFFIRFLLFPLIFIVSTAVLSIINKKNQFLNNKRLIVSVLLIGIILAVPGFLGFLNFNFMPWGYIICCIFYLLMGSVFVYLLTKYYPKDVLERKVFIFFATLISAILATYLFQLAFNWLSSVNFSWFGAGSITCFFIPLIFWWAYVSLLGIPSEIYKIWRYPDTPLDINMDHVDFNRLLVLELELYKKSSDPEPLKVKVKAVENMNFGIWFHKFIDDYNLKFAKSPVEFRGDDMENYKWIFFIKTSFFKRNIFIDPDLDIIENGITEKMTIYAKRVSENVNKPNEVGESAIFI